Proteins from one Burkholderiales bacterium genomic window:
- a CDS encoding class I SAM-dependent methyltransferase, with the protein MTLSLYSGLPKIPDYQRLLQSDLFKSMEDFSGSFLQSQSEYLRGYQGKWVRDPLHQWSRQWEYPFVFSRISEYARNAGPRLHILDAGSGITFFPFFLSSCFSNSAISCCDYDRSLGDVYSRLNRSLSGQVQFTPGDLRHLPFRNNTFNIVFCVSVLEHTDAYQTIVAEFRRVLKETGMLIVTFDISVNGEADIPPEKAEQLLEILYQHFPRSEKVVYANLKEKVRERDIVTTRFIRQTNLGLLPWKYPLLTAIKPLIKLRLPKALYRNLTFFCHAFEC; encoded by the coding sequence ATGACGTTATCGCTCTATTCCGGCCTGCCCAAAATTCCCGATTATCAGCGGCTACTCCAAAGCGATTTGTTCAAGTCAATGGAGGATTTTTCCGGCAGTTTTCTCCAGTCACAGTCAGAATATTTGAGGGGTTACCAGGGAAAATGGGTCAGGGATCCGCTGCACCAATGGAGCAGGCAGTGGGAATACCCGTTCGTATTCTCCAGAATTTCGGAATATGCAAGAAACGCGGGGCCGCGGTTGCATATTCTGGACGCGGGCTCAGGCATCACCTTCTTTCCCTTTTTCCTGTCATCCTGTTTCAGCAATTCAGCCATCTCCTGCTGTGATTACGATCGGTCTTTGGGAGACGTCTATTCCCGCCTGAACCGCAGCCTCTCGGGCCAGGTGCAATTTACTCCCGGAGATCTGCGCCACCTGCCATTTCGGAATAATACTTTTAACATTGTCTTTTGCGTATCCGTATTGGAGCATACCGATGCGTACCAAACCATCGTCGCGGAATTCCGGCGCGTGCTCAAGGAAACCGGCATGCTGATCGTCACTTTTGATATTTCGGTTAACGGCGAGGCGGATATTCCCCCGGAAAAAGCAGAACAATTGCTCGAAATACTTTATCAACACTTTCCCCGGAGCGAGAAAGTGGTGTACGCAAACCTGAAGGAAAAAGTGCGGGAGCGGGACATCGTGACGACTCGTTTCATCCGGCAAACCAACCTGGGCCTTTTGCCCTGGAAGTATCCGCTGCTCACTGCGATCAAACCACTCATCAAGCTGCGCCT
- a CDS encoding glycosyltransferase family 2 protein: protein MNVDLVVPCFRVSRQAPGVIEKALKQKEIRNVIAVDDACPEQTGKSIKKSFAAEPRVIVIRHETNQGVGGAVLSGYAHAFAAGADIVVKLDGDGQMNPELVPLLVGPLIQGQADYTKGNRFFYPKHLDGMPRSRLFGNATLSLVNKFSSGYWSIMDPTNGFTALHHAAYRQLDTESLDRGYFFESDMLFQLGIANAVVLDVPMFPLYRGETSSLDIPKVMLQFPGKYLNRFLKRIGFKYFVREFNIASLEIMCGIPAIIAGLAYGIYHWASHMRIDEPTPAGTVMIVGLLLLMGFQLLLSAVNYDITHEPDLPLSQRNPTVNPS, encoded by the coding sequence ATGAATGTTGACTTGGTCGTTCCTTGCTTCCGCGTGAGCAGACAAGCTCCGGGCGTTATTGAAAAGGCGCTGAAGCAGAAAGAAATCCGCAACGTCATCGCGGTAGATGATGCCTGCCCGGAGCAAACCGGCAAATCAATAAAAAAAAGTTTCGCGGCAGAGCCTCGCGTGATCGTGATCCGGCACGAAACCAACCAGGGTGTGGGGGGAGCGGTACTTTCCGGCTATGCCCACGCTTTCGCCGCAGGCGCCGACATCGTCGTCAAGCTGGACGGCGACGGGCAAATGAATCCCGAACTGGTCCCGCTGCTAGTCGGGCCGCTGATTCAGGGACAGGCCGATTACACCAAGGGCAACCGCTTTTTTTACCCCAAACACCTTGACGGAATGCCCCGCTCACGTCTTTTCGGCAACGCCACGCTGTCATTGGTCAACAAATTTTCCTCGGGTTATTGGTCCATCATGGACCCGACCAACGGCTTCACCGCTCTGCATCACGCAGCCTACAGGCAATTGGACACCGAGAGTCTGGATCGCGGGTATTTTTTCGAAAGCGACATGTTGTTCCAGCTCGGCATCGCCAATGCCGTAGTGCTGGATGTGCCGATGTTTCCGCTTTACCGTGGTGAAACCAGCAGCTTGGATATCCCGAAGGTCATGCTGCAGTTTCCCGGAAAGTATCTCAACCGGTTTCTCAAGCGCATCGGATTCAAATACTTTGTTCGCGAATTCAACATCGCTTCCCTGGAAATCATGTGCGGCATCCCCGCCATCATCGCCGGCCTCGCCTACGGCATTTACCACTGGGCCAGCCATATGCGCATCGACGAGCCCACTCCGGCAGGGACCGTAATGATCGTCGGCCTGCTGCTGTTAATGGGATTCCAGCTGCTGCTTTCGGCAGTGAATTACGACATTACCCACGAACCCGACCTGCCCCTGTCGCAAAGAAATCCGACAGTGAATCCATCCTAG
- a CDS encoding UDP-N-acetylglucosamine 2-epimerase: MAPVILEIERRGLPFCLVFTGQHKETIDNLIADFGIQTERKYLYTGKEITGLVHMGWWFVRCLWQCLRHADEFLPRTQKKKNAILVHGDTFSTLLGAVVGKLRGITVAHIEAGLRSGNIFHPFPEELTRRAVFRLSDLAFCPGEWSYNNMEKYSARRINTGHNTLLDALAIALAAPQKTDAPFPAKAYGIISIHRFENIFSRRRLARIIRLLEKAAAQHPLVFVLHPATRKKLTQFNLLAGLEANPRIKLLPRMGYVEFVQLIQRARFVVTDGGSNQEELSYLGIPTLLMRKATERQEGLQTTATLCAYDENILEQFLLRLPVHVPRELNALGVSPTKLVVDELAAYGN, translated from the coding sequence ATGGCGCCCGTCATTCTGGAAATTGAGCGGCGGGGATTGCCATTCTGTCTAGTTTTTACCGGACAGCACAAGGAAACCATCGATAACTTGATTGCAGACTTCGGTATCCAAACCGAACGCAAGTATTTGTATACCGGCAAAGAAATTACGGGGCTGGTCCACATGGGCTGGTGGTTTGTGCGTTGTTTGTGGCAATGCCTGCGCCATGCCGACGAATTCCTGCCGCGAACGCAAAAAAAGAAAAACGCGATTCTGGTTCACGGCGACACGTTTTCGACGCTTCTTGGGGCGGTGGTCGGCAAGCTAAGAGGCATAACGGTAGCGCACATTGAGGCCGGGTTGCGATCCGGCAATATTTTTCATCCATTCCCCGAAGAGCTGACCCGCCGCGCAGTTTTCAGGTTGTCCGATCTGGCTTTTTGCCCGGGAGAATGGTCCTATAACAATATGGAAAAATATTCCGCAAGGCGGATTAATACCGGACACAACACACTGCTCGATGCGCTTGCCATCGCGCTCGCCGCGCCGCAAAAAACCGACGCGCCTTTCCCCGCAAAGGCATACGGCATCATTTCCATCCATCGTTTTGAGAACATCTTCAGCCGGCGGCGGCTGGCCCGCATCATCCGCCTACTGGAAAAGGCCGCAGCGCAGCATCCGCTGGTTTTTGTCCTGCACCCCGCCACCAGAAAAAAGCTGACTCAATTCAATTTACTCGCCGGACTCGAAGCCAACCCGCGCATCAAGCTGCTGCCGCGCATGGGATACGTGGAGTTCGTCCAGCTTATCCAGCGCGCCCGCTTTGTCGTCACCGACGGCGGCAGCAACCAGGAAGAGCTGTCGTATCTTGGCATCCCCACCCTGCTCATGCGCAAGGCGACCGAACGGCAAGAAGGGTTACAGACAACGGCAACATTATGCGCATATGATGAAAATATACTAGAGCAGTTCTTGCTAAGACTGCCAGTCCATGTCCCGCGCGAACTTAACGCTTTGGGAGTCTCGCCTACCAAGCTTGTGGTTGATGAGCTTGCGGCTTATGGAAATTAG
- a CDS encoding lysylphosphatidylglycerol synthase domain-containing protein produces MNLFKKAWLLLFIVASLFFVYDYLQRQVGGLQQSFKFYPVFFFLAALVYLLFWLNVIWCWRQIVSIIANVKLSFSAGFRQIALMTLGKYLPGKVWGMAARAALIKQQGIGFKEALLATFHEQYLFLHAAVVLSCLLLAVLFEAAWSLAVGLLGLLSIPFALLSQNYIFILFNYSSRKLGYRDVLDKTNILSAKNYLKILAAYFLVWILSGIAFAGVYLAFFNSHFSLELLFALILANTVGNTLGFLALFAPGGIGVREGVASSILAGFMPLGDAVILSLLFRLWVVVFDALSSLVLLWPSDTTYKA; encoded by the coding sequence ATGAATCTGTTTAAAAAAGCATGGCTGCTTTTGTTTATAGTGGCCAGCCTTTTCTTTGTTTATGATTACCTGCAACGGCAGGTGGGCGGACTCCAGCAGTCTTTCAAGTTCTACCCGGTGTTCTTTTTTCTGGCTGCTCTTGTATACCTTCTGTTCTGGTTAAACGTAATATGGTGTTGGAGACAAATTGTTTCGATTATTGCCAACGTAAAACTATCTTTTAGCGCCGGGTTTCGCCAGATTGCTTTGATGACACTTGGCAAGTATTTACCAGGCAAAGTTTGGGGCATGGCGGCTCGTGCCGCCCTAATAAAGCAACAAGGTATCGGGTTCAAGGAAGCCTTACTTGCGACTTTCCACGAACAATATTTGTTCCTGCACGCCGCTGTCGTACTCAGTTGTTTGCTGCTGGCGGTTCTTTTTGAAGCTGCGTGGAGTCTGGCCGTGGGCTTGTTGGGCCTCTTGAGCATTCCCTTCGCTTTACTATCCCAAAATTACATCTTCATCCTATTTAACTACTCGTCCAGAAAATTAGGGTATCGAGATGTACTCGACAAGACAAATATCCTGTCTGCGAAGAACTACTTAAAAATACTGGCCGCTTACTTTCTAGTATGGATCTTGAGCGGTATTGCGTTTGCTGGTGTTTACTTAGCATTTTTCAACTCACACTTCAGTTTGGAACTGTTGTTTGCCCTGATACTGGCAAACACAGTCGGCAATACCTTAGGTTTTCTCGCTCTGTTCGCCCCCGGCGGCATAGGCGTAAGAGAGGGCGTGGCGAGCAGCATCTTAGCCGGATTCATGCCGCTCGGAGACGCGGTGATACTCAGTCTGTTGTTCAGGTTATGGGTGGTCGTCTTCGACGCGCTCAGCAGCCTGGTTCTGCTGTGGCCTAGCGATACGACATACAAAGCGTGA
- a CDS encoding class I SAM-dependent methyltransferase, whose translation MKTKQELKSLHGKDYADKFEKTNSFLRLERLFEYIELDKDKNVVDFACGSGVLMPHVAPKVKSYTGVDFSRHFIDRAVAKKNDFGFDNAYFECSSIQDFCKKYPDKFDIGFAMDFSEHVYDQEWLDTLGRIRNSLACYGRLYLHTPNARFFLEVMKNNNFFVKQFPQHIAVRTPEENVTLLKKAGFRIHRILLLPHYNVLRFLHFLSYLPFVGRYFKARIFIEARK comes from the coding sequence GTGAAAACGAAACAAGAGCTCAAAAGTCTTCACGGAAAAGATTACGCCGACAAATTCGAGAAGACCAATTCTTTTTTACGTCTGGAAAGATTATTTGAATACATTGAGCTTGATAAGGACAAGAACGTCGTTGACTTCGCTTGCGGAAGCGGAGTGTTGATGCCTCATGTCGCTCCAAAAGTCAAATCATATACCGGCGTTGATTTTTCCCGACACTTTATAGATCGGGCTGTTGCAAAGAAAAACGATTTTGGATTCGATAATGCCTACTTTGAGTGCTCTTCAATCCAGGACTTTTGCAAAAAATACCCCGACAAGTTCGACATTGGCTTCGCCATGGATTTCTCGGAACATGTGTATGACCAGGAGTGGCTGGATACACTTGGGAGAATAAGAAATTCACTGGCATGTTATGGACGTTTGTATTTGCATACGCCCAACGCGAGATTTTTTTTAGAGGTTATGAAAAATAACAATTTTTTCGTGAAACAATTTCCACAACATATCGCGGTCCGCACGCCAGAGGAAAATGTGACTTTATTAAAGAAAGCAGGATTCCGAATTCATAGAATTTTGCTTCTTCCTCATTACAATGTGTTACGTTTCTTACATTTTTTGTCATACCTGCCTTTTGTTGGACGTTACTTCAAAGCGCGCATATTCATCGAGGCCCGCAAGTAA
- the soxZ gene encoding thiosulfate oxidation carrier complex protein SoxZ — MADGIKIRAQLRDDVADIKVLISHPMETGQRKDSQGNLIPLHFIKKVSATLNGKLVLDAQWSQAIARNPFLGFKIRGARAGDKVAVSWSDNQGEANSVETTVTPAN; from the coding sequence ATGGCTGACGGGATAAAAATCCGGGCGCAACTGCGAGACGATGTCGCCGACATCAAGGTGCTGATCAGTCACCCCATGGAAACCGGCCAGCGCAAGGACAGTCAGGGCAACCTGATACCGCTTCACTTCATCAAGAAGGTAAGCGCCACGCTGAACGGCAAACTGGTGCTGGACGCGCAATGGAGCCAGGCGATTGCTAGGAATCCCTTCCTCGGCTTCAAAATCCGCGGCGCCAGGGCCGGCGATAAAGTGGCGGTAAGCTGGAGCGATAACCAGGGCGAAGCCAATTCCGTCGAGACCACCGTCACCCCAGCGAACTGA
- the soxY gene encoding thiosulfate oxidation carrier protein SoxY produces the protein MHKLRRAFLLKNGVLLTAFAAGLLLRPLRLLAAEWNQFGFRAKALADALKSIGAINATLSNDILIKAPDLAENGARVQIEILSKIPGTQMIAILAEKNPFPLIASFEFADGAEAFVSTYIKMGESANVRVVVNAGGKMYTAAKEVKVTIGGCGG, from the coding sequence ATGCATAAACTGCGCCGTGCGTTTTTGCTGAAAAACGGGGTGCTTTTGACCGCATTTGCCGCAGGGCTACTGTTGCGGCCCCTACGGCTTCTTGCCGCGGAATGGAACCAGTTTGGCTTTCGAGCAAAAGCGCTGGCCGATGCGCTGAAAAGCATAGGCGCAATTAATGCTACACTGAGCAATGACATCCTGATTAAGGCCCCGGATCTCGCCGAAAACGGTGCGCGGGTACAGATTGAAATCTTGAGCAAAATTCCCGGCACCCAGATGATCGCGATTCTCGCCGAGAAAAACCCCTTCCCGCTGATTGCCAGCTTCGAGTTCGCCGACGGCGCGGAAGCTTTCGTTTCCACCTACATCAAAATGGGCGAATCGGCCAATGTGCGGGTGGTGGTGAACGCCGGCGGCAAGATGTATACCGCGGCGAAAGAGGTCAAGGTCACGATAGGCGGTTGCGGGGGATGA
- a CDS encoding chromate resistance protein ChrB domain-containing protein has product MRWVTRERPKIDRIACPWLITRFIDKEPEFVFVPADQVLKVAQTTGAIPYDIPGVEMSHVGELCSFDAFLKKYRLGDPALKQLAVIVRGADTARLDLAPQAAGLLAVSLGLSRNFVDDHEMLKHGMVVYDALYAWCRDCQQETHGWPPKG; this is encoded by the coding sequence ATGCGTTGGGTCACAAGAGAGCGTCCGAAAATCGATCGCATCGCCTGCCCCTGGCTGATTACGCGTTTCATTGACAAGGAGCCGGAATTCGTTTTCGTTCCCGCTGACCAGGTGCTAAAAGTCGCACAAACCACCGGCGCCATTCCCTACGACATTCCGGGTGTGGAGATGTCACATGTGGGCGAGTTGTGCAGTTTTGACGCATTTCTCAAGAAATACCGGCTCGGCGACCCGGCGCTCAAACAACTGGCGGTCATCGTGCGCGGGGCGGATACGGCGAGGCTGGATTTGGCGCCGCAGGCGGCAGGCTTATTGGCGGTTTCGCTCGGGCTCTCGCGCAACTTCGTGGACGATCACGAGATGCTCAAGCACGGCATGGTGGTCTACGATGCCTTATACGCTTGGTGCCGGGATTGCCAGCAGGAAACCCACGGCTGGCCACCCAAAGGCTAG
- the moaC gene encoding cyclic pyranopterin monophosphate synthase MoaC, producing the protein MVKKLTHFDAQGRASMVDVTEKGETRRIARACGRIVMLPATLKKILAGSTRKGDVLGVARIAAIQAAKRTAELIPLCHPLALTKISVEFSVDQKASAVECLATAETVGRTGVEMEVLTAVNVGLLTIYDMCKAVDRGMRMDGIRLLHKEGGKSGLWRAEQAKPVKSKKTVKT; encoded by the coding sequence ATGGTCAAGAAGCTCACGCATTTCGATGCCCAAGGTCGGGCGAGCATGGTGGATGTGACGGAAAAAGGCGAAACTCGCCGCATTGCGCGCGCTTGCGGCAGAATTGTCATGCTTCCCGCAACGCTCAAGAAAATTCTCGCGGGCAGCACCAGGAAAGGCGATGTGCTGGGGGTCGCGCGGATTGCCGCGATTCAGGCGGCCAAGCGCACTGCGGAACTCATTCCTCTTTGCCATCCTCTTGCGCTGACCAAGATATCGGTGGAATTCAGCGTGGACCAGAAAGCAAGCGCAGTGGAATGCCTCGCCACCGCCGAGACCGTGGGACGCACCGGCGTGGAAATGGAAGTACTTACCGCGGTGAACGTGGGGCTCCTCACTATTTATGACATGTGCAAGGCAGTGGATCGCGGCATGCGCATGGATGGGATCAGGCTCTTGCACAAGGAAGGCGGCAAATCCGGCCTGTGGCGGGCGGAACAAGCCAAGCCGGTAAAATCCAAGAAAACCGTAAAAACCTAG
- a CDS encoding M48 family metalloprotease — protein MRLSYLIALLLLLVPRVLAEGLPELGDASQNTLSPRQERQLGESIMREVRADPSFLDDPQLTDYLNNLGYRLASSGDEPKVSLELFALKDNSINAFALPGGFIGVHSGLILATQSESELASVLAHEIAHVTQHHIARLLAAQKQSIATSLAGIAIAILAARSNPQLSQAAIIGTQAAVAQNQLNFTREHEREADRIGLQTLDKAGFDVRGMPAFFERLQKSTRFVEGNAPSYLRTHPLTFERIADVQNRVQHLRYRQVFDSQEFQFLRARLRAQEESPKDAIAYFEDSLQEKKYTSEAAQRFGLTIALLRGRNLERAEQELAQVRKIAQPSPLIEILAGQLKSASGKTAEATAIYRAALKNYPQYRPLVYISSDIFLQKGQAQDALNLASNQLQLYPEDYHLYLLQAKSYAALDKKLLQHKSQAEAYYLLGNLPLAIEQLQIALKSGDGDFYQLSAVEARLKEFRALEVELRKQ, from the coding sequence ATGCGTTTAAGCTATCTAATCGCCTTGCTGTTGTTGCTGGTGCCGCGCGTCCTCGCCGAAGGCCTGCCCGAACTGGGTGATGCCTCGCAAAATACGCTTTCGCCGCGGCAGGAGCGGCAGCTCGGCGAGAGCATCATGCGCGAGGTCCGCGCCGACCCGAGTTTCCTCGACGACCCCCAGCTCACCGACTATCTTAACAATCTCGGTTACCGGCTCGCTTCCAGCGGCGACGAACCGAAGGTGAGCCTCGAGCTTTTCGCCCTCAAGGACAATTCCATCAACGCCTTCGCCCTGCCCGGCGGCTTTATCGGCGTGCACAGCGGGCTGATTCTCGCCACGCAGAGCGAGTCCGAGCTCGCCTCGGTGCTGGCGCACGAAATCGCGCACGTGACCCAGCACCACATCGCGCGCCTCCTCGCCGCGCAAAAGCAGTCGATCGCCACTTCGCTGGCGGGCATCGCAATAGCCATTCTTGCGGCACGCTCCAACCCGCAGCTCTCGCAAGCGGCAATAATTGGCACGCAGGCAGCCGTAGCGCAGAACCAGCTCAATTTCACCCGCGAGCATGAGCGCGAGGCGGACCGCATCGGCCTGCAGACGCTGGACAAGGCGGGTTTTGACGTACGCGGCATGCCGGCGTTTTTCGAGCGCCTGCAGAAGTCCACCCGCTTCGTCGAAGGCAATGCGCCCTCGTACCTGCGCACTCACCCGCTGACCTTCGAGCGCATAGCCGATGTGCAAAACCGCGTGCAGCACCTGCGCTATCGGCAGGTCTTCGACAGCCAGGAATTCCAGTTCCTGCGCGCGCGCCTGCGCGCCCAGGAAGAATCGCCGAAAGACGCGATCGCCTACTTCGAAGACAGCCTGCAGGAGAAAAAATACACAAGCGAAGCGGCGCAGCGCTTCGGGCTGACGATTGCGTTGTTGCGCGGGCGCAACCTCGAGCGCGCCGAGCAGGAGCTCGCGCAGGTGCGCAAAATCGCGCAGCCCAGCCCCTTGATTGAAATCCTGGCCGGACAGCTTAAATCGGCGAGCGGCAAAACCGCGGAAGCGACTGCCATTTACCGCGCGGCGCTGAAAAATTATCCGCAATACCGGCCGCTGGTCTACATCAGCAGCGATATATTCTTGCAAAAGGGCCAGGCGCAGGACGCACTCAATCTCGCTTCAAACCAGCTGCAGCTATATCCCGAGGACTATCATCTTTATCTGCTGCAGGCGAAGAGCTATGCGGCGCTAGACAAAAAATTACTGCAACACAAGTCACAGGCTGAAGCCTACTATTTGCTGGGCAACCTGCCTTTGGCGATTGAGCAGCTGCAAATCGCGCTGAAAAGCGGCGACGGCGATTTTTATCAGCTCTCCGCCGTTGAAGCGCGGCTCAAGGAATTCCGCGCCCTCGAAGTCGAGTTGCGCAAGCAATAG
- a CDS encoding MFS transporter, giving the protein MNDREILYATAFLRALATGMMGVLLGIYLAKLNFTASEIGWVIGAGLLGAAVAALLVTLAGDRLGRRRILFAISILGAAGGLGAALYSSLAAVSFAAFIGMLNGMGRDRGAALVLEQAILPAAVSNAARTRAFAWYNVLQDIGHAAGGLLAALPELLRHLGGVDEITSFRVAVIFYALLLCFSAFFYLLLSPAAEAPAPIERRRIAPESRKILWRISALFALDSLAGGFLGSALLSFFFYQRFEASAALIAVLFACARTANAFSHLGAAWLAKRFGLVNTMVFTHIPSSVLMVTVAFAPNFWVAAVLFLLREGLVEMDVPTRQSYVMAVVRPEERTFASGVTHLVRLGGWAVAPFFAGILMQFVALSTPLVIGAGLKITYDVMLYIAFRGIKPPEET; this is encoded by the coding sequence ATGAACGACCGCGAAATCCTTTATGCCACGGCTTTTCTGCGCGCCCTCGCTACCGGCATGATGGGAGTGTTGCTAGGAATCTACCTTGCCAAGCTCAACTTTACTGCCAGTGAAATCGGATGGGTGATTGGCGCGGGGCTATTGGGCGCCGCCGTCGCCGCACTGCTGGTAACGCTTGCCGGGGACCGCTTAGGCAGACGACGGATATTGTTTGCTATTTCTATTCTAGGTGCGGCGGGAGGTCTTGGCGCGGCGCTCTATTCCAGCTTGGCAGCGGTGAGCTTTGCCGCCTTCATCGGCATGCTGAACGGGATGGGCAGAGACCGCGGTGCGGCGCTGGTGCTGGAACAGGCTATTCTGCCCGCGGCCGTCTCCAACGCAGCGCGCACCCGTGCCTTTGCCTGGTACAACGTTTTGCAAGACATCGGACATGCGGCAGGCGGACTGCTTGCTGCGCTTCCTGAACTGCTGCGCCATTTAGGCGGCGTTGACGAAATCACCTCATTCCGCGTTGCAGTAATATTTTATGCCTTGCTGCTGTGCTTCTCCGCTTTTTTTTACCTACTGTTGTCTCCTGCCGCAGAAGCGCCGGCCCCCATAGAACGCCGACGCATCGCGCCGGAAAGCCGCAAAATATTGTGGCGAATCTCGGCCTTGTTCGCGCTGGATAGCCTGGCCGGTGGATTTCTTGGTTCGGCACTTCTGTCGTTTTTCTTTTACCAGCGGTTCGAAGCCAGCGCAGCCCTGATTGCGGTGCTGTTTGCTTGCGCGCGCACCGCCAATGCTTTTTCCCACCTTGGCGCAGCGTGGCTCGCGAAGCGCTTCGGGCTGGTAAACACGATGGTGTTTACCCACATTCCCTCCAGTGTGCTAATGGTTACCGTCGCCTTTGCCCCGAATTTTTGGGTGGCTGCGGTTCTGTTCTTGCTGCGCGAAGGATTGGTAGAGATGGATGTGCCCACGCGCCAGTCGTATGTGATGGCTGTAGTCCGCCCCGAAGAACGCACCTTTGCTTCAGGAGTCACTCATCTGGTACGACTGGGCGGCTGGGCGGTTGCGCCCTTTTTTGCCGGCATACTCATGCAGTTTGTCGCGCTTTCCACGCCGCTTGTCATCGGCGCCGGACTAAAAATTACCTACGACGTTATGCTGTATATCGCGTTTCGTGGCATCAAACCGCCGGAGGAAACGTAA
- the chrA gene encoding chromate efflux transporter, whose product MDIPSRTIEPPPSVSFAEAFRYWLKLGFISFGGPAGQIAIMHQELVEKRRWISERRFLHALNYCMLLPGPEAQQLATYIGWLMHKTPGGIVAGVLFVLPSLFILIALTWIYLAFGNVPVVAGIFYGIKPAVTAIVVFAAYRIGLRALKNAALWMLAAAAFVAIFALKIPFPYIVLAAGIIGYFGGRLAPAKFAIGGGHGASDKSFGPAIIDDHTPTPEHARLSWPRFAFYSVVGLVLWGGAMAILASLYGWEGTLTQMGWFFTKAALLTFGGAYAVLPYVYQGGVEYYQWLTPAQMIDGLALGETTPGPLIMVVAFVGFVGGWSKELFGPDLSFVSGAIAATVVTYFTFLPCFLFILLGGPFVETTRGDIRFTAPLTGITAAVVGVVLNLALFFAYHVLWPRGFGAAFEWPLLIIGIAAMLALFRYRVGIIPVIAACGAAGLIYTFLTQLFR is encoded by the coding sequence ATGGACATCCCTTCCAGGACGATTGAACCCCCGCCTAGCGTATCTTTTGCCGAGGCTTTCCGCTACTGGCTCAAGCTGGGCTTCATCAGCTTTGGCGGACCGGCCGGGCAAATCGCCATCATGCACCAGGAACTGGTGGAAAAGCGGCGCTGGATTTCCGAACGGCGCTTTCTGCACGCGCTCAACTATTGCATGCTGCTGCCCGGGCCCGAGGCCCAGCAGCTCGCGACCTATATCGGCTGGCTCATGCACAAGACGCCGGGCGGGATTGTCGCCGGCGTGCTGTTTGTTCTGCCTTCGCTGTTTATCCTGATCGCGCTGACCTGGATCTATCTCGCATTCGGCAACGTCCCGGTCGTGGCTGGAATCTTTTATGGGATCAAGCCGGCGGTGACGGCAATCGTGGTGTTCGCCGCCTACCGCATCGGCTTGCGCGCGCTGAAAAATGCCGCGCTGTGGATGCTGGCGGCTGCCGCGTTCGTCGCCATCTTCGCGCTGAAAATACCCTTCCCTTACATCGTGCTGGCCGCCGGCATCATCGGCTATTTTGGCGGGCGCTTGGCGCCGGCGAAATTCGCCATCGGCGGTGGACATGGCGCTTCCGACAAAAGTTTTGGCCCCGCCATCATTGACGACCACACGCCGACACCGGAACACGCGCGCCTGAGCTGGCCGCGCTTCGCTTTTTACAGCGTGGTCGGGCTGGTGTTGTGGGGCGGGGCGATGGCCATCCTTGCCTCGCTCTACGGCTGGGAAGGCACGCTCACCCAAATGGGCTGGTTTTTCACCAAGGCCGCGCTGCTCACTTTCGGTGGCGCCTATGCGGTGCTGCCTTACGTTTACCAGGGCGGCGTCGAATATTACCAGTGGCTCACCCCGGCGCAAATGATAGACGGCCTCGCTCTGGGCGAGACCACGCCGGGGCCGCTCATCATGGTGGTGGCGTTTGTCGGCTTCGTCGGCGGCTGGAGCAAGGAATTGTTCGGCCCTGACCTGTCGTTTGTCTCGGGCGCCATCGCGGCAACCGTGGTGACTTACTTTACTTTCCTGCCGTGCTTCCTGTTTATCCTGCTCGGCGGCCCGTTTGTCGAAACCACCCGCGGCGACATCAGATTCACCGCTCCGCTCACCGGAATCACCGCCGCGGTGGTAGGAGTGGTGCTGAATCTCGCCTTGTTCTTCGCTTATCACGTGCTATGGCCGCGGGGCTTTGGCGCGGCGTTTGAGTGGCCGCTGCTCATCATCGGAATCGCGGCGATGCTTGCGCTGTTTCGCTATCGGGTCGGAATCATCCCGGTAATCGCCGCCTGCGGCGCTGCTGGCTTAATCTACACCTTCCTTACTCAACTTTTCCGGTAG